One genomic segment of Ignavibacteriota bacterium includes these proteins:
- a CDS encoding YbaB/EbfC family nucleoid-associated protein — protein sequence MKGNMAGMMKQIQKMQAEMQKAQENLANKTVTAESGGGMVKATANGQKELISLQIDDEIAKSGDKEMMEDLIVAAVNKALESAGKMAEEDLASVTKGMIPPGLNIPGF from the coding sequence ATGAAGGGAAATATGGCTGGAATGATGAAGCAAATCCAGAAAATGCAAGCTGAAATGCAGAAAGCTCAAGAAAATTTAGCTAATAAAACAGTTACTGCAGAAAGCGGCGGCGGAATGGTTAAAGCAACTGCAAACGGACAAAAAGAATTAATTTCGTTGCAGATTGATGATGAAATTGCAAAATCCGGTGATAAAGAAATGATGGAAGATTTAATTGTTGCCGCAGTAAATAAAGCTTTAGAATCTGCCGGTAAAATGGCAGAAGAAGATTTGGCAAGTGTTACAAAAGGTATGATTCCTCCAGGTTTAAATATTCCGGGTTTCTAA
- a CDS encoding phosphatidylserine decarboxylase family protein, with protein MLTKYGYSTIGIAAFISFLLILFSIFIETSYIRFPFFILGVLLLIFTLNFFRDPERNTPKIENIVVSPADGKVLIIKNVFEERFLNEDATQISIFMSPLNVHVNRIPIDGKVDFLKYIKGEYLVAYHDKADKRNERSEIGITSKFGKVLFTQVAGMVARRIVYDLNLSDSVKIGERFGMIKFGSRVDVIVPKSWKILVEEGDLTTAGETILFEINK; from the coding sequence ATGCTTACTAAATACGGTTACTCAACAATTGGAATTGCAGCATTTATTTCTTTTCTGCTGATTTTATTTTCAATATTTATTGAAACCAGTTATATACGTTTTCCTTTTTTTATTTTAGGAGTTTTACTTCTCATTTTTACTCTAAACTTTTTTAGAGATCCGGAAAGAAATACTCCTAAAATTGAAAATATTGTTGTTTCGCCTGCTGATGGGAAAGTTTTAATTATTAAAAATGTATTTGAAGAAAGATTTTTAAATGAAGACGCAACTCAAATTTCTATTTTTATGTCGCCTTTAAATGTTCACGTTAATAGAATTCCGATTGATGGAAAAGTAGATTTTTTGAAATATATAAAAGGTGAATATTTAGTTGCATATCATGATAAAGCAGATAAACGAAATGAAAGATCTGAAATTGGAATAACATCAAAATTTGGGAAAGTTTTATTTACTCAAGTTGCGGGAATGGTTGCGCGTAGAATTGTTTATGATTTGAATTTAAGCGATAGCGTAAAAATTGGAGAAAGATTCGGAATGATAAAATTCGGCAGCAGAGTTGATGTAATTGTTCCAAAAAGTTGGAAAATTTTAGTTGAAGAAGGTGATTTAACAACCGCCGGTGAAACAATTTTGTTTGAGATAAATAAATAA
- the pssA gene encoding CDP-diacylglycerol--serine O-phosphatidyltransferase, whose product MKKSYIPNTITSFSLLSGFLSIIFTSKGDFQLAAVMIFAAAIFDLIDGIVARLLKTSSQFGVELDSLADIVSFGAAPAFLIFSFHFYKLDGIGIGISALLLIFGALRLARFNSQIEDLETKSDFKGLPIPLSAITVAMFVYYVYNNGEFVQPLFFVSIPLVIILSILMVSSIKYSAFPKLNKSTLRGKPYYLGLTIIGLILTFLTDGTALFFIILGIVLFGIIRHFVKKIIA is encoded by the coding sequence ATGAAGAAATCTTATATTCCCAACACAATTACTTCGTTTAGTTTATTAAGCGGATTTTTATCAATAATTTTTACAAGCAAAGGTGATTTTCAACTTGCCGCTGTTATGATTTTTGCCGCAGCAATTTTTGATTTGATTGACGGAATTGTTGCCCGACTTTTAAAAACTTCAAGCCAATTTGGAGTTGAATTAGATTCGCTTGCAGATATTGTAAGTTTTGGCGCGGCTCCGGCATTTTTAATTTTCAGTTTTCACTTTTATAAATTAGATGGAATTGGAATTGGAATCAGCGCATTGTTATTAATTTTCGGAGCTTTAAGATTAGCGCGTTTTAATTCGCAAATAGAAGATTTGGAAACTAAAAGTGATTTTAAAGGATTGCCTATTCCCCTTTCTGCAATAACAGTTGCAATGTTTGTTTATTATGTTTACAATAACGGAGAATTTGTTCAGCCGTTATTTTTTGTATCAATTCCACTTGTAATTATTTTATCAATTTTAATGGTAAGCAGTATTAAATATTCCGCATTTCCAAAATTGAATAAAAGCACTTTGCGCGGAAAACCATATTATTTGGGGCTTACAATCATTGGATTAATCTTAACATTTTTAACAGACGGAACCGCATTGTTTTTCATAATTTTAGGTATTGTATTATTCGGTATAATTAGGCATTTTGTAAAAAAAATAATTGCATAA
- the purS gene encoding phosphoribosylformylglycinamidine synthase subunit PurS, with the protein MYKATVIIRTRKDILDPQGKAAEQGAKLLGFSNVSNTRIGKYVEFFVNANDKNFAEKEIKEYSEKLLSNPIMEDFEFKIEEVNEA; encoded by the coding sequence TTGTACAAAGCAACAGTAATAATTAGAACAAGAAAAGATATTCTTGATCCTCAAGGAAAAGCCGCCGAACAAGGCGCAAAACTTTTGGGATTTTCAAATGTATCTAACACAAGAATTGGCAAATATGTAGAATTTTTTGTGAATGCAAATGATAAAAATTTTGCCGAAAAAGAGATCAAAGAATATTCAGAAAAATTATTAAGCAATCCTATTATGGAAGATTTTGAATTTAAAATTGAAGAAGTAAATGAAGCCTAA
- the purQ gene encoding phosphoribosylformylglycinamidine synthase subunit PurQ, which yields MKPKFGVVEFPGSNCDHDAYFAVKKVLGYDAEFLWHKETDLKNCDAIILPGGFSYGDYLRTGAIARFSPIMEYVISFANKGGIVIGICNGFQVLLEAGLLPGVMIKNESLKFVCKDVFLKVANKNSTFTNQIDKDVIKIPIAHGEGNYFADDETLNTLKENNQIIFEYVNENGFVDEKSNPNGSKLNIAGISNKNGNVLGMMPHPERACESILNNTDGQLIFKSIVNKLK from the coding sequence ATGAAGCCTAAATTTGGAGTCGTAGAATTTCCCGGATCTAATTGTGATCACGATGCATATTTTGCAGTTAAAAAAGTTTTAGGTTATGATGCCGAATTTCTTTGGCATAAAGAAACAGATTTAAAAAATTGCGATGCTATAATTCTTCCCGGCGGATTTTCTTACGGAGATTATCTAAGAACCGGAGCTATTGCAAGATTTTCGCCAATTATGGAATACGTAATTTCGTTTGCAAATAAAGGCGGAATTGTAATCGGAATTTGTAACGGATTTCAAGTTTTGCTTGAAGCTGGTTTATTGCCCGGAGTTATGATAAAAAATGAATCGCTAAAATTTGTTTGTAAAGATGTTTTCTTAAAAGTTGCAAATAAGAATTCTACTTTTACAAATCAAATTGATAAAGATGTAATTAAAATTCCAATTGCACATGGTGAAGGAAATTATTTTGCAGATGATGAAACTTTAAATACACTGAAAGAAAATAATCAGATAATTTTTGAATATGTAAACGAAAATGGATTTGTAGATGAAAAATCAAATCCAAATGGTTCAAAACTTAATATTGCCGGAATATCAAATAAAAATGGAAATGTTCTTGGAATGATGCCGCATCCGGAAAGAGCTTGCGAATCAATTTTAAATAATACAGACGGACAATTAATTTTCAAATCAATAGTCAATAAATTAAAATAA
- the tatA gene encoding twin-arginine translocase TatA/TatE family subunit — protein MFGSLGATEIILIIVAIILLFGAKKIPELAQGVGKGMKEFKKAIKEVEEDITDVKDDIKSKK, from the coding sequence ATGTTTGGAAGTTTAGGCGCAACAGAAATAATTTTAATTATCGTTGCAATAATTCTTCTTTTCGGCGCAAAGAAAATTCCCGAACTTGCTCAAGGCGTTGGCAAAGGTATGAAGGAATTTAAAAAAGCCATCAAAGAAGTTGAAGAAGATATTACCGATGTTAAAGATGATATAAAATCTAAAAAATAA
- the gatA gene encoding Asp-tRNA(Asn)/Glu-tRNA(Gln) amidotransferase subunit GatA: MLTYKNHSEKLDLIKSEKLSLVENVQNFLERIEQNKSLNAFNFVFEDSLNSVEIIQEKIKNRTAGKLAGMVIAVKDVLAIKNKPLTCSSKILENFESLYTATAIQKLIDEDAIIIGKTNCDEFAMGSSNENSYFGPVKNPINQEYVTGGSSGGSAAAVAADLCDAAIGTDTGGSIRQPAAFCGIFGMKPSYGRVSRFGLNAFASSFDSIGSFAKNIYDISIVQEVLSGFDQNDSTSENKSVPNYSSFSNKIEKVKIGIPKEYFAEGLDSEIKSAIDKQLELIKSKGFEIVEINLPMTEFSIATYYILTTAEASSNLARFDGARYGYRTNQKVGLREMYTKSRSEGFGKEVKRRIMLGTYVLSAGYYDAYYRKAQKVRRLIKEDFDNAFKKVDIILTPTSPTTAFKIGEKSSDPLQMYLSDIYTTSANLAGIPGLNIPIGFDNKGLPIGMQLMANQFEEDLLLSFTIEILK, encoded by the coding sequence TTGCTAACGTATAAAAATCACTCGGAAAAATTAGATTTAATCAAATCCGAAAAATTATCGCTTGTAGAAAATGTTCAAAACTTTTTAGAAAGAATTGAACAAAATAAAAGTTTAAATGCGTTCAATTTTGTTTTTGAAGATTCTTTAAATTCTGTTGAAATTATTCAAGAAAAAATTAAAAACAGAACTGCCGGAAAACTTGCGGGAATGGTAATTGCTGTTAAAGATGTTTTGGCAATTAAAAATAAACCGCTTACTTGCTCATCAAAAATTTTAGAAAATTTTGAATCATTATATACTGCAACAGCAATTCAAAAATTAATTGATGAAGATGCAATAATTATTGGCAAAACCAATTGCGATGAATTTGCAATGGGTTCATCAAATGAAAACTCATATTTTGGTCCGGTAAAAAATCCAATTAATCAAGAATATGTAACCGGCGGATCAAGCGGCGGTTCGGCAGCGGCAGTCGCAGCAGATTTATGCGATGCTGCAATCGGAACGGATACGGGTGGATCAATTCGCCAACCAGCAGCATTTTGCGGAATTTTTGGTATGAAACCAAGTTACGGCAGAGTTTCAAGATTTGGATTAAATGCTTTCGCTTCATCTTTTGATTCGATTGGAAGTTTCGCAAAAAATATATATGATATTTCTATAGTTCAAGAAGTACTTTCGGGTTTTGATCAAAATGATTCGACATCGGAAAATAAATCTGTTCCAAATTATTCATCTTTTTCCAATAAAATTGAAAAAGTAAAAATTGGAATTCCTAAAGAATATTTTGCAGAAGGTTTGGATTCAGAAATAAAATCTGCAATTGATAAACAGTTGGAATTAATCAAATCTAAAGGTTTTGAAATTGTAGAAATTAATTTACCAATGACTGAATTTTCGATCGCAACATATTACATTCTAACAACAGCTGAAGCTTCATCAAATTTAGCAAGATTTGACGGAGCTCGTTATGGTTACAGAACAAATCAAAAAGTTGGATTGCGTGAAATGTACACAAAATCCCGATCGGAAGGATTTGGCAAAGAAGTTAAACGCAGAATTATGCTTGGCACATATGTTTTATCTGCCGGATATTACGATGCTTATTACAGAAAAGCTCAAAAAGTTAGAAGATTAATAAAAGAAGATTTTGATAATGCATTCAAAAAAGTTGATATAATTTTAACTCCGACTTCTCCAACAACTGCGTTTAAAATTGGCGAGAAATCAAGCGATCCTCTTCAAATGTATTTGAGCGATATTTACACAACTTCGGCCAATTTAGCCGGAATTCCCGGTTTAAATATTCCAATCGGATTCGATAATAAAGGGCTTCCAATTGGAATGCAATTAATGGCAAATCAGTTTGAAGAAGATTTGTTATTGAGTTTTACAATCGAAATTCTGAAATAA
- the sucD gene encoding succinate--CoA ligase subunit alpha: MSILLDKKTKVVVQGITGSEGSFHAGQMIEYGTNVVAGVTPGKGGTEHLGLPVFNTVADAVTKTKAEASVIFVPPAFAADAILEAANAGIKLVICITEGIPAKDMVQVYNVIKNKDVRLIGPNCPGIISPGKAKIGIMPGFIHKKGKVGVVSRSGTLTYEAVKQLSDLNIGQSTCVGIGGDPVVGSQFIDIIKLFNDDPNTEGIVMIGEIGGTAEETAAEFIKKNVKKPVVGFIAGQTAPPGRRMGHAGAIISGGKGTASEKMKVMKKAGIHVVESPAEIGINMQKALAMKK, translated from the coding sequence ATGAGCATTTTACTTGATAAGAAAACAAAAGTTGTTGTGCAAGGAATTACCGGAAGTGAAGGTTCGTTTCACGCCGGACAAATGATTGAATATGGAACAAACGTTGTTGCCGGAGTTACACCAGGTAAAGGCGGAACCGAACATCTTGGCTTACCGGTTTTTAACACTGTTGCCGATGCAGTTACAAAAACAAAAGCTGAAGCTTCTGTAATATTTGTACCGCCGGCTTTTGCAGCAGACGCAATTCTTGAAGCTGCCAATGCCGGAATAAAATTAGTTATTTGTATTACTGAAGGAATTCCCGCAAAAGATATGGTTCAAGTTTACAATGTAATTAAAAATAAAGATGTTAGATTAATTGGTCCAAATTGCCCCGGAATAATTTCTCCCGGAAAAGCAAAAATTGGAATTATGCCTGGATTTATTCATAAAAAAGGGAAAGTTGGTGTAGTTTCTAGAAGTGGAACTTTAACTTACGAAGCAGTAAAACAATTAAGCGATTTAAATATCGGTCAATCAACTTGCGTTGGAATTGGCGGTGATCCGGTTGTAGGTTCACAATTTATTGATATTATAAAATTATTTAATGATGATCCGAATACTGAAGGAATTGTAATGATCGGAGAAATTGGCGGAACTGCTGAAGAAACCGCTGCAGAATTCATTAAGAAAAATGTTAAGAAACCGGTTGTTGGATTTATTGCCGGACAAACAGCTCCTCCCGGAAGAAGAATGGGTCATGCGGGTGCAATAATTTCCGGTGGAAAAGGAACTGCTTCAGAAAAAATGAAAGTAATGAAGAAAGCCGGAATTCATGTTGTGGAAAGTCCCGCTGAAATTGGAATTAATATGCAAAAAGCATTGGCAATGAAAAAATAA
- the ndk gene encoding nucleoside-diphosphate kinase: MSNRTLAILKPDCVEKKLIGQVIQKINEAGFKILAMKMVKLTNDSAGGFYAIHKERPFFNDLLVYMTSGPCVPIALEKENAVADFRKLIGATNPANAEEGTIRKLFAESIEKNIVHGSDSDENAAIEISHFFSRKELLENNGF, encoded by the coding sequence TTGAGCAACAGAACTTTAGCAATTCTTAAACCGGATTGCGTTGAAAAAAAATTAATTGGACAAGTAATTCAAAAAATAAATGAGGCCGGATTTAAAATTTTAGCAATGAAAATGGTAAAATTAACAAATGATTCTGCCGGCGGATTTTATGCAATTCATAAAGAACGACCATTCTTTAATGATTTATTAGTTTATATGACTTCTGGTCCTTGTGTTCCAATTGCTTTAGAGAAAGAAAATGCAGTTGCAGATTTTAGAAAATTAATTGGAGCAACAAATCCGGCAAATGCAGAAGAAGGAACAATCAGAAAACTTTTCGCAGAAAGTATAGAAAAAAATATTGTTCACGGTTCGGATTCCGATGAAAATGCTGCAATAGAAATTTCTCATTTCTTCTCAAGAAAAGAATTATTAGAAAATAACGGATTTTAA
- a CDS encoding NUDIX hydrolase — MSLKKWMKLSEKVLFTNKHWTYKLDQFEIEGVTRSEYHYVHSPGSTMVIPKLSNSKILLTNQFRYLNQKESLEFPCGSIDGNLSKEVNALKELREETGFTGNLKFIGEFSPYTGVSNEMCSVFIATDLIKSPLPSDLTEEFELLEFTIQDFENKISQNIIWDGLTLSAWQLAKKYFI, encoded by the coding sequence ATGAGTCTGAAAAAATGGATGAAACTTTCCGAAAAAGTTTTATTCACAAATAAACATTGGACTTACAAATTAGATCAATTTGAAATTGAAGGAGTTACAAGGAGTGAATATCATTATGTTCACTCCCCCGGCTCCACAATGGTTATTCCAAAATTAAGTAATTCAAAAATTCTGCTCACAAATCAATTCAGATATTTAAATCAAAAAGAAAGTTTGGAATTTCCTTGCGGTTCAATTGATGGTAATTTATCAAAAGAAGTGAATGCTTTAAAAGAATTAAGAGAGGAAACCGGATTTACCGGAAATCTAAAATTCATTGGAGAGTTTTCTCCATACACCGGAGTTTCAAATGAAATGTGTTCCGTTTTTATTGCAACAGATTTAATCAAATCTCCGCTCCCTTCAGATTTGACCGAAGAATTCGAACTTTTAGAATTTACTATTCAAGATTTTGAAAATAAAATTTCGCAAAATATAATTTGGGATGGGTTAACTTTATCAGCATGGCAATTGGCAAAAAAATATTTTATCTAA
- a CDS encoding DUF1343 domain-containing protein, whose product MAIGKKIFYLIFFSFIVINFSCKEKIENKIEVYTGADVLVSENLNLIENKNLGIITNHTAILKSGIHLVDTLSKLNNINIACLFGPEHGIRGNASDGTIINDSVDSKTGIPIRSLYGNIRKPTQEYLQNIDLLIFDIQDVGARFYTYISTMYYAIQAASENNIPILILDRPNPINGINVNGPMLDSNFTSFVGITELPIQHGMTIGELANYFNQPKILKTKIPAELKIIKMKNWKREFYFGDCNLKWINPSPNIPILETAIVYPGLCLIEGINISEGRGTNSPFTLIGSPYINSENVIDEMNKYNSAGVKLKDSNFTPIEIPNMASNPKYKNEKCNGILIKVTNRNIFNPIEFSVKLIHTFHKLYPENFSFRENSIDRLWGSDNFRKDILSGKTPNEIIESYQSKLNEFKKIRKQFLLY is encoded by the coding sequence ATGGCAATTGGCAAAAAAATATTTTATCTAATTTTTTTCAGTTTTATTGTAATCAACTTTTCATGCAAAGAAAAAATTGAAAACAAAATTGAAGTTTATACCGGCGCTGATGTTTTGGTTTCCGAGAATTTAAATTTAATTGAAAATAAAAATCTCGGAATAATTACAAATCATACTGCAATTTTAAAAAGTGGAATTCATCTTGTTGATACTTTATCAAAATTAAATAACATTAATATTGCTTGCTTATTTGGACCAGAACATGGAATTCGCGGAAATGCTTCTGATGGCACAATTATAAATGATAGTGTCGATTCAAAAACCGGAATTCCAATTCGCTCACTTTACGGAAATATTCGAAAACCTACACAAGAATATTTGCAAAATATTGATCTGTTGATTTTTGATATTCAAGATGTTGGCGCAAGATTTTACACTTATATTTCAACAATGTATTATGCCATTCAAGCTGCTTCGGAAAATAATATTCCAATATTAATTTTGGATAGACCAAATCCGATAAATGGAATAAATGTAAATGGACCAATGCTGGATTCAAATTTTACATCATTTGTTGGAATTACGGAATTACCAATTCAACATGGAATGACAATTGGTGAATTGGCTAATTATTTTAATCAACCAAAAATTTTAAAGACAAAAATTCCGGCAGAATTAAAAATCATAAAAATGAAAAATTGGAAACGTGAATTTTATTTTGGTGATTGCAATTTAAAATGGATAAATCCAAGTCCGAATATTCCAATTTTAGAAACGGCAATTGTTTATCCCGGTTTATGTTTAATTGAAGGAATTAATATTTCGGAAGGACGAGGAACTAATTCACCTTTTACATTAATTGGAAGTCCATATATAAATTCTGAAAATGTAATTGATGAAATGAATAAATATAATTCGGCTGGAGTAAAATTAAAAGATTCAAATTTTACGCCGATTGAAATTCCCAACATGGCTTCTAATCCAAAATATAAAAATGAAAAGTGTAACGGAATTTTAATAAAAGTTACAAACAGAAATATATTCAATCCGATTGAATTTTCTGTAAAATTGATTCATACATTTCATAAATTGTATCCGGAAAATTTTTCTTTTAGGGAAAATTCTATTGATAGACTTTGGGGTAGTGATAATTTTAGGAAAGATATACTTTCCGGAAAAACACCGAATGAAATTATTGAATCATATCAATCAAAATTAAATGAGTTTAAAAAAATTAGAAAACAATTTTTATTGTATTAG
- a CDS encoding TonB-dependent receptor, which translates to MSNIKNYFNIIILFLLISSQIKLEAQNVGTIRGHVTDINSGESLLYANVLIKELQLGASTNENGYFIFTSIPPNNNYTILASYVGYENKEIQFVVQANRVTKVDISLKPTSFELQTVEKVGQKKIETNATDVGLQVISMKELESLPQGVETDLFRSLQYVPGVKTTGDISSRYYVRGGSSDQNLVLLNGSPVYNPFHALGIFSIFDPEIVNSMELYKGGFPAEFGGKVSSVLNIITKDGNKNNFNANGSISLLTGKVLLEGPIPSGSYIISARKTYSNSIFKKFLNNQDVPLDFYDFSFKVNYSDQEISEGTKIILHGFSSQDKINRDSELSEDYLWKNNLFGIKWMQVANNSPVFWDMGITLSTYQGEIIPKLSNVKPQLNDVRDVSFKANFNYVFDSRDEAILGFDIKDIQTKLKLENSRGAVSDIISKGSQIAAYAKYKFLRFDNLGIDLGARLNIAQLSNNNGSTIDPRINITYSFIPQVSIKLAWGKYQQDLITLTKEDQILTLFEPWLITPDYLQPTSSTHYIGGITLRLIENLSFSLEGYYKLTENLPAVNENKIYDSDRDFIAGEGEAYGWETSIGYNDEVINITASYSNSWSYKTVDGWIYYPKYDIRHSLNTGFALNIGAGWLFSAMWIYNSGLPFTQLTGYYDKYYVNDIYFNEDYFDSTLPYTLLGDKNIARLPDYHRLDLTLSKKISISKLNMTFNFSVLNVYDRKNILYFNRETGERVNMLPFLPTATLKVEL; encoded by the coding sequence ATGAGTAATATCAAAAATTATTTCAATATTATTATTTTATTTCTTTTAATTTCTTCTCAAATAAAATTAGAAGCTCAGAATGTTGGAACAATAAGAGGACATGTTACAGATATTAATTCCGGCGAATCTCTTCTTTATGCAAATGTTTTAATCAAAGAATTGCAACTTGGAGCTTCAACAAATGAAAATGGGTATTTCATTTTCACTTCAATTCCTCCTAATAATAATTACACAATACTTGCAAGTTATGTTGGATATGAAAACAAAGAAATTCAATTTGTTGTTCAAGCTAACCGTGTAACTAAAGTAGATATATCATTAAAACCTACAAGTTTTGAATTACAGACAGTGGAAAAAGTAGGACAAAAAAAAATTGAAACAAATGCAACTGATGTTGGTCTTCAAGTAATTTCTATGAAGGAATTGGAATCCTTACCTCAAGGAGTTGAAACAGATTTATTTAGATCTTTGCAATACGTACCTGGTGTAAAAACTACCGGAGATATTTCATCAAGATATTATGTTAGAGGCGGTTCATCTGATCAAAATTTAGTTTTGCTGAATGGCTCACCGGTTTATAATCCCTTTCATGCGCTTGGCATTTTCAGCATTTTTGATCCTGAAATTGTAAATAGTATGGAATTATATAAGGGAGGATTTCCGGCAGAATTTGGAGGAAAGGTTTCTTCCGTTTTAAATATTATTACAAAAGATGGAAATAAAAATAATTTTAATGCTAACGGATCAATAAGTTTATTAACTGGTAAAGTTTTATTAGAAGGACCAATTCCTTCAGGCTCGTATATTATCTCCGCAAGAAAAACTTATTCAAACAGTATCTTTAAAAAATTTTTAAATAATCAAGATGTTCCTTTGGATTTTTATGATTTCTCTTTTAAAGTAAATTATTCCGATCAAGAAATAAGTGAAGGCACAAAAATAATTCTTCACGGATTTTCAAGTCAAGATAAAATCAATAGAGACAGTGAACTTTCGGAAGATTATTTATGGAAGAATAATTTGTTTGGAATAAAATGGATGCAAGTTGCAAATAATAGTCCTGTTTTTTGGGATATGGGTATTACACTTAGTACTTATCAAGGTGAAATTATTCCAAAACTCAGTAATGTAAAACCTCAATTAAATGATGTTAGAGATGTTTCATTCAAAGCAAATTTTAATTACGTTTTTGATAGCAGAGATGAAGCGATACTTGGATTTGATATAAAAGATATTCAAACGAAATTGAAGTTGGAAAATAGCAGAGGTGCAGTTTCGGATATTATTTCTAAAGGAAGTCAAATAGCGGCTTATGCTAAATATAAATTTTTGAGATTTGATAATCTGGGAATTGATCTTGGAGCTAGATTAAATATCGCACAATTATCAAATAACAATGGAAGCACAATTGATCCAAGAATTAATATTACATACAGTTTTATTCCGCAAGTATCTATAAAATTAGCTTGGGGAAAATATCAGCAGGATTTAATAACACTTACAAAAGAAGACCAAATTTTAACTTTATTTGAACCTTGGTTAATTACTCCGGATTATCTTCAACCGACAAGTTCAACACATTATATTGGTGGAATAACTTTACGATTAATTGAAAACTTATCCTTTAGTTTGGAAGGTTATTATAAATTAACTGAAAATCTTCCCGCAGTAAATGAAAATAAAATTTATGATTCCGACCGTGATTTCATTGCCGGAGAAGGCGAAGCTTATGGTTGGGAAACTTCTATAGGATATAATGATGAAGTTATAAATATTACCGCATCATATTCAAATTCATGGTCATATAAAACTGTTGATGGCTGGATTTATTATCCAAAGTATGATATAAGGCATAGTTTAAATACCGGCTTTGCATTAAATATTGGTGCCGGCTGGTTATTCTCTGCAATGTGGATTTATAATTCTGGTTTGCCGTTTACTCAGTTAACCGGCTATTATGATAAATATTATGTGAACGACATATATTTTAATGAAGATTATTTTGATTCAACTCTTCCATATACGCTTTTAGGCGATAAAAATATTGCAAGATTACCGGATTATCATAGACTTGATTTAACATTATCAAAAAAAATAAGTATCTCAAAATTGAATATGACATTTAACTTTAGTGTGCTAAATGTTTATGATAGAAAAAATATTTTGTACTTCAATCGCGAAACCGGAGAAAGAGTAAATATGCTTCCATTTTTACCAACAGCAACATTAAAGGTAGAATTGTGA